A single window of uncultured Methanospirillum sp. DNA harbors:
- the ahaH gene encoding ATP synthase archaeal subunit H, giving the protein MKIEVLKDIKNAEEDYKKMILQAQERRKSLITSAELEADNLIQKAQEDAEEFKKQQIADARKEAEMRHARIVSDGKAEAVALESRGRQNLAKAVDLLVTRFKEQLNVSA; this is encoded by the coding sequence ATGAAAATTGAGGTCCTGAAGGATATCAAGAACGCAGAAGAAGACTACAAAAAGATGATTTTGCAGGCACAGGAGAGGCGCAAGTCTCTGATCACCAGTGCCGAGCTGGAAGCTGACAACCTGATCCAGAAGGCTCAGGAAGATGCAGAAGAGTTTAAGAAACAGCAGATTGCTGATGCCCGGAAAGAAGCTGAAATGCGGCATGCCAGAATTGTCAGCGACGGAAAGGCAGAAGCAGTAGCTCTCGAAAGCAGGGGACGGCAGAACCTCGCGAAGGCCGTGGATCTGCTAGTTACACGCTTCAAGGAGCAACTTAATGTTTCAGCCTAA
- a CDS encoding V-type ATP synthase subunit I, which produces MFQPKPMSKLLIVASKQQLEPVITELYRMNIFHIDDFVEKGDEQWEGFKIGMPLKGADTTSSSLVKIRSIASAFGIGSDQLDDVAKAKVQALKQSIEKDLPVIAEEVEQHLSQRSKLETSIKEFEQKIEALRPFTDAPFPMELLTGYDSISCIAGTVKSKPAINVSHEIWEKSQKSGLFITVAVRNEDLAAVERSLLDLQLQKVTIPAETGSASALIADYEQKIAGVHKEIEQISAKMAEIREKHHYFLMSSEELLTADVEQAEAPLRFATTDLAFAVVGWVPTEQVTKVYETLDRVCSGKVYTTELEIEDYNEGPPVEYNNPDFSHPTELFMDIYSRPKYTEVDPTLLMSIVYPIMFGLILGDVGYGLILLAMSFGLRSMVKGSEAGNQLMNVLRNCSISSIIFGVIFSEFFGFSLPWGPLWFSRHIPIGATAEGAHHASAIPQLLVVSIWIGILHITLGRIWGALNASRMEHGHHKSLKMFANIGWILVMWGIIVLIWSKFPILLMPDLTKMPELAGGLNVATIAGAVMLVVGLACIARENALDLMEVPTIISHVLSYTRLIAVGLSSVAIALVTNFIAIGLIINPQLANLTPVGVVLILVGVVVFLFGHALNTALGILGGGLHPLRLHYVEFFTKFYRGGGKKYNPFGMIRKLTEQN; this is translated from the coding sequence ATGTTTCAGCCTAAACCGATGAGCAAGTTGCTCATCGTCGCATCTAAACAGCAACTAGAGCCGGTCATAACCGAACTGTACCGCATGAACATCTTCCACATCGATGACTTTGTCGAGAAAGGGGATGAGCAGTGGGAAGGGTTCAAGATCGGTATGCCATTGAAAGGAGCCGACACAACCTCATCGAGTCTTGTCAAGATCAGATCGATTGCCAGTGCATTCGGAATCGGATCAGACCAGCTTGATGATGTGGCAAAGGCCAAGGTTCAGGCACTCAAGCAGAGCATTGAGAAGGATCTTCCAGTAATTGCAGAAGAAGTCGAACAGCATCTCTCCCAGCGATCAAAGCTCGAGACATCCATCAAGGAGTTCGAGCAGAAGATCGAGGCACTCAGGCCATTTACTGATGCACCATTTCCGATGGAGCTTCTGACCGGTTACGACTCGATCAGTTGCATCGCCGGAACGGTAAAGAGTAAACCAGCGATCAATGTTTCACACGAGATCTGGGAGAAGTCGCAGAAAAGCGGGCTGTTCATCACTGTTGCCGTGAGGAATGAAGACCTCGCCGCAGTGGAGAGAAGTCTTCTTGATCTGCAACTGCAGAAAGTCACGATTCCTGCTGAAACCGGATCTGCATCTGCCCTGATCGCTGATTATGAGCAGAAGATTGCCGGCGTTCACAAGGAGATCGAACAGATTTCTGCAAAGATGGCAGAGATCAGGGAGAAGCATCATTACTTCCTGATGTCATCTGAAGAACTCCTCACTGCTGATGTCGAGCAGGCAGAGGCACCACTCAGGTTTGCAACCACTGACCTCGCATTTGCGGTGGTCGGCTGGGTCCCGACCGAACAGGTGACCAAAGTCTACGAGACCCTGGACCGTGTCTGTTCCGGAAAGGTTTACACTACTGAGCTTGAGATCGAGGACTATAACGAAGGTCCGCCGGTCGAGTATAACAATCCGGACTTTTCACACCCGACAGAACTCTTCATGGATATCTATTCACGTCCGAAGTATACCGAGGTAGATCCGACATTATTAATGTCAATAGTCTACCCGATCATGTTCGGACTGATCCTCGGAGATGTCGGGTATGGTCTTATCCTGCTCGCGATGAGCTTCGGACTTCGATCAATGGTGAAAGGCAGTGAAGCAGGCAATCAGCTCATGAATGTTCTGCGTAACTGCAGTATCAGCAGCATCATCTTTGGTGTAATTTTCTCTGAGTTCTTCGGGTTTTCCCTACCCTGGGGACCGTTATGGTTCTCACGCCATATCCCGATCGGGGCAACGGCCGAAGGGGCACACCATGCATCTGCCATTCCGCAGCTGCTTGTGGTCTCGATCTGGATCGGTATCCTGCATATTACCCTGGGCAGGATCTGGGGAGCCCTGAACGCTTCAAGGATGGAGCACGGACACCACAAATCCCTGAAGATGTTTGCAAACATCGGATGGATCCTGGTCATGTGGGGTATTATCGTTTTGATCTGGTCCAAATTCCCAATTCTCCTGATGCCTGACCTTACCAAAATGCCTGAACTTGCAGGCGGCCTGAACGTGGCCACCATTGCAGGGGCAGTTATGCTGGTTGTCGGTCTTGCATGCATCGCCCGGGAAAATGCACTGGATCTGATGGAAGTCCCGACGATCATCAGTCATGTGCTCTCATATACACGTCTTATCGCGGTCGGTCTCTCCTCGGTTGCTATCGCACTGGTCACAAATTTCATTGCGATCGGTCTGATCATCAACCCACAGCTGGCGAACCTGACCCCGGTAGGTGTCGTTCTTATCCTCGTAGGGGTTGTTGTCTTCCTCTTCGGTCATGCACTCAATACCGCACTTGGTATTCTGGGTGGCGGACTGCATCCCCTTCGTCTTCACTACGTGGAGTTCTTTACCAAGTTCTACCGTGGTGGAGGAAAGAAATACAATCCATTTGGAATGATTAGAAAACTAACTGAACAGAACTAG